TCTCGAAATCTCGCTGACAGAAATAGCAACGCTGATATTTTCGAGAAAAGCTTCTGTGTTCGATTTGAAATTTTATCATCTTAACCTTACTTAACTAAATTAGTTTACAAAGTATTGTGTCGTGTTAAAAACAGCACGTTTTACAAAAAATACTTGTCCTCATGGCAAGCAGGCAAAAGGCTTATATTTATTAAGCTTACAAACGACTTGTCTACAGTTACGTTTAAGAAAATGTATGACTTCAGTTCTAGTTTGTATGACTTGTTTACGTTATTTATAGCAATTCTCGATCGCGTGCATGGATAGGGGCGCACCGCTGTGCGCCCTTACAGCCTGTGTATTTCGCTCAAGACTGACATTACTTTTTATTTAGCCCGTCAAAAGAATTGTTAAGTCTTTTTTCAAAGATTCTTTATTGATAGTCGGTAACAGCCTCTTTTTGACGGCGAAAACTTGTAAGAATGTAATGAGCGTTGCCCCTGAGTAGGTGACAAAATATTCGATTAAAAAGTTAAAAGTGTTATTTTGCTCAAAAAACTCAACTATTGGGATATGCCAGAGATATATCCACATACTATTCTGGGCAATAAATAAAATCCAAAACTCTAATTTTTTGAACTTCCCGATAATTGGAATAAATTTGTCTGCTACTAGGTAAGCTAAAACAGTCATACCCATAGCATAGGAAAGATAATACGCCGAAGGTGGATACTTATGAGTCTGTGTATTAACTAATTCGCCCCGTTGGATAAAGTAAACTATTCCCAAAGCAGCAAAGGTTAAGAGAAAAAATCCCGCTAAACTAAAACATCGCTCTTTTCTCAATTGCGGGATCCGAATGCCGACAGCAAAAATCAACGAAAATGCGATTCCATAATAGACAAACAACGATACATTTTCTCCGAAATTGGTAGTTGTGTATGGCAAAGTTAGAGCTAGAAGCAATTCATAGAGTAAATACGAAAAGATTAAAAGGGAGAAATAAACTCTATGGTTTTTGACTCTTTGATTCACTCTTGAAATAAAAGGAGCTGTGAGAGCGACTAAAAGAAATACTCGAATTATCCAAACATAGCCAATTCCCTCTGTCAGGGTGTAGCTATCTAATATAACTTCTGGAGGAATTAACGCGGTCTTTCCTAAGAGTGACAATCCAGTATTCGCTAAAAAGTAGAAAGATAAGAAAAGCCAAACGGGAAAGAGTAATCGTTTAATTCTTTTCCAGAGATAACTTTGATAAGATTCTACTTTTCGGGATTGTGTAAATGCTAGTCCAGAAACTACGACCATTAAAACTACATCAAAGTTTCTGAGCTGAGCCAGCCAAATTGGTGGATCGACGTGAGCGAGAATAATCAGAGATAAACCTAAAAATCTCAAGAAGTCTATTTTGATGTCTCTCATTTTCGAGCATTTCCTATAGACGTAACTACATTATTAGGCTAATTCCACCCAGTCTACAGC
This window of the Chroococcidiopsis thermalis PCC 7203 genome carries:
- a CDS encoding acyltransferase family protein — translated: MRDIKIDFLRFLGLSLIILAHVDPPIWLAQLRNFDVVLMVVVSGLAFTQSRKVESYQSYLWKRIKRLLFPVWLFLSFYFLANTGLSLLGKTALIPPEVILDSYTLTEGIGYVWIIRVFLLVALTAPFISRVNQRVKNHRVYFSLLIFSYLLYELLLALTLPYTTTNFGENVSLFVYYGIAFSLIFAVGIRIPQLRKERCFSLAGFFLLTFAALGIVYFIQRGELVNTQTHKYPPSAYYLSYAMGMTVLAYLVADKFIPIIGKFKKLEFWILFIAQNSMWIYLWHIPIVEFFEQNNTFNFLIEYFVTYSGATLITFLQVFAVKKRLLPTINKESLKKDLTILLTG